In a single window of the Veillonella sp. genome:
- the cobO gene encoding cob(I)yrinic acid a,c-diamide adenosyltransferase, whose product MSERGLILVNTGNGKGKTTAALGVALRAVGQGLKVLILQFIKSGNGYGELAGLAKLGDQVEIRSMGKGFIYYKRDEVGEAELARHKEAAQEAWHTLVEEVNSDRWDLIIMDEINNAINYELIDVNSVVDMLKHKPERLHVILTGRYAKPEIIDIADTVTEMKVVKHAYEKGIKAAKGIEF is encoded by the coding sequence ATGAGTGAACGAGGCTTAATTTTAGTTAATACCGGCAATGGTAAAGGTAAAACAACAGCAGCTTTAGGTGTTGCATTACGCGCTGTTGGCCAAGGTCTTAAGGTTTTAATCTTACAATTTATTAAAAGTGGTAATGGCTATGGCGAACTAGCAGGTCTTGCTAAATTAGGGGACCAAGTAGAAATTCGTTCCATGGGTAAGGGATTTATTTACTATAAACGAGATGAAGTAGGTGAGGCTGAATTAGCACGTCACAAAGAGGCGGCTCAAGAGGCTTGGCATACATTAGTGGAAGAAGTAAATTCAGACCGATGGGACCTCATCATTATGGATGAAATTAATAACGCCATTAATTATGAGCTTATTGATGTGAATTCTGTAGTAGATATGCTTAAACATAAACCTGAGCGCTTACACGTTATTTTAACAGGCCGTTATGCCAAACCTGAAATCATTGATATTGCCGATACGGTAACAGAAATGAAGGTAGTAAAGCATGCTTATGAGAAAGGCATTAAAGCTGCTAAGGGGATAGAGTTCTAA
- a CDS encoding cobyrinate a,c-diamide synthase, whose amino-acid sequence MNTVHIPRVVIAGTNSGVGKTTIVAGLLAAYANGGRTVQSFKVGPDYIDPGFHKIASGRDSYNLDTWLVPPHKLNPFFATMAHGVDLAIIEGVMGLYDGGREGVSSTAQIAKQLNAPVVLVIDCKAMGESAAAIAKGFRDYDPEVNFGGVILNRLGSANHERMVREGMSKIGVPVIGAIYRDDRMHSPERHLGLTPVTEVDPTEAINTIREAVEKMVKPDQLLEIASSAPSIELPDAVDLKSVEKRVKIGVAYDEAFSFYYPASLAALEEKGAEIVYFSPLNDFGVPDVDGLVFGGGFPEMFLFQLSSNESMKESIRQANEKGMPIYAECGGLMYLCESIHDFEGTVYDTVGIVPANCIMQQKLQKVGYVTATAKRDTLLGAADTSLRGHEFHFSTMEPTVEDFPWAFHLEGGRKPQSYDGGFATDNVLASYLHLNFAGSDEGAQHFIDICAKYKAKRS is encoded by the coding sequence ATGAACACAGTACATATTCCACGTGTTGTCATTGCTGGCACTAACTCTGGTGTAGGTAAAACAACAATCGTAGCGGGCTTATTGGCTGCTTATGCAAATGGTGGACGTACGGTGCAATCCTTTAAAGTGGGCCCGGATTATATTGATCCGGGCTTTCATAAAATTGCATCCGGCCGTGACAGCTATAATTTAGATACGTGGCTCGTGCCACCTCACAAATTAAATCCTTTCTTCGCTACCATGGCGCATGGTGTAGACCTTGCTATTATCGAAGGTGTTATGGGCTTGTATGATGGTGGTCGAGAAGGGGTTAGTTCCACTGCCCAAATTGCTAAACAATTGAATGCTCCCGTTGTGCTTGTTATCGATTGTAAGGCGATGGGTGAAAGCGCAGCAGCCATTGCTAAAGGATTCCGTGATTATGACCCAGAGGTAAACTTTGGTGGTGTTATTCTTAACCGCTTAGGCTCTGCTAACCATGAGCGCATGGTTCGTGAAGGCATGTCCAAGATTGGTGTTCCAGTCATTGGTGCTATTTATCGCGATGACCGTATGCACTCTCCTGAGCGTCATTTAGGCCTTACACCTGTTACTGAAGTCGATCCAACAGAAGCCATAAATACGATTCGTGAAGCTGTTGAAAAAATGGTTAAGCCCGATCAATTATTAGAAATCGCATCTAGTGCACCAAGTATTGAATTACCCGATGCAGTAGATCTTAAATCCGTAGAAAAACGAGTTAAAATCGGTGTAGCCTATGATGAGGCGTTCTCTTTCTACTATCCAGCAAGTTTAGCCGCCTTAGAGGAAAAAGGTGCTGAAATCGTATACTTTAGCCCGCTTAATGACTTTGGAGTTCCTGATGTGGACGGCCTAGTATTTGGTGGTGGATTCCCTGAAATGTTCTTGTTCCAACTCTCTAGTAACGAGTCGATGAAGGAGTCTATCCGTCAAGCCAACGAAAAAGGTATGCCTATTTATGCTGAATGTGGTGGCCTTATGTATTTATGTGAAAGCATCCACGATTTTGAGGGTACCGTATATGATACGGTAGGTATTGTACCAGCTAATTGCATTATGCAACAAAAACTGCAAAAAGTAGGGTATGTTACGGCTACAGCTAAGCGAGATACCTTGTTAGGAGCTGCTGATACATCTCTTCGTGGTCATGAGTTCCATTTCTCTACTATGGAGCCGACTGTAGAGGACTTCCCATGGGCATTCCACTTAGAAGGTGGCCGCAAACCTCAATCCTATGATGGTGGCTTTGCCACAGATAATGTATTAGCATCGTATTTACATTTGAACTTTGCTGGTTCTGATGAAGGAGCACAACATTTCATTGATATATGTGCTAAGTATAAAGCTAAAAGGAGCTAA
- a CDS encoding insulinase family protein, which produces MEINKVYSGFRLDRIERIDEINGTAYEMKHEKSGARLIYIDSPDSNKVFNIAFRTTPHNSTGVAHIMEHSVLCGSRKFPLKEPFVELVKGSLNTFLNAMTYPDKTMYPVASKNDKDFHNLMDVYLDAVFYPRVREDAEIVMQEGWHYELENADDELTYKGVVFNEMKGVYSSPDSVLERQMMRELFPDTTYGVDSGGDPDYITDLTYEEFQEFYRVHYHPSNSYIFLYGDMNIEEQLVFLNDEYLSHFDAIDVHTEVALQAPFREGKVVSYPYSVGSEEPTDNRTLHSFAYVLPDVTPEHSLAFEVLTHALLTSPAAPLKQALVKAGIGSDVSGYYLDSIRQPMWTVQATGSNLDKQADLQRIVESTLQELCDKGLDKELLEASLNSIEFALRESDFGGRPIGLAYIIRMMDNWLYDNDPLELLHYEEALANIRKGLAGTYFEDLIRHSILNNNHKVLVSIYPERGLQERKDEEVKEHLATVKANMTSEEIDAIVEQTKRLKIRQETPDSDEALASIPLLELSDLNPNIEAVERRESKIGNTTVHFVPTFTKGINYVGLYFKLNCLTEEELFYADILSDILGRIDTSERGYEALAKDINMNLGGLSSDITAISKDGKRDEFTPLMIVRAKALHSKLPDLCRLINEVVQKADYSDDQRLTELVQESKAIWDNEAFRRGNSIVSQRVMAQVSAVGKFRDNGNLGYYQKISELASNPAALPLLPEKLAEVARKIFRANNVDIMFVGEEGELEAFENLMKPLVETWDTTELSNDVLQITRLSGNDGIVTAGKVQYVAQGGNFIDHGFKHVGPMSVLETILRYEYLWIRIRVQGGAYGAFANFYDDGNMIFCSYRDPNLLETLNVYKELPQYLRDFTLTDREMRKYIIGTMSSLDLPMTPALRGPRAMGMYFSGAKLEDKVEFRKQVIACKPEDIVALADVVEPVLNDNHICTMGNEQKIRDAGNVFDNIVSLG; this is translated from the coding sequence ATGGAAATAAATAAGGTTTATTCTGGCTTTCGCCTTGACCGTATTGAGCGCATTGATGAAATCAATGGTACCGCTTATGAAATGAAGCACGAAAAATCTGGTGCTCGTTTAATTTATATTGATTCACCAGATTCTAATAAAGTATTCAATATTGCTTTTAGAACAACACCTCATAATAGCACAGGTGTAGCACATATTATGGAGCACTCTGTTCTATGTGGTTCTCGCAAATTCCCATTAAAAGAGCCATTTGTTGAACTTGTAAAAGGGTCTTTAAATACGTTCCTAAATGCTATGACATATCCGGATAAAACAATGTATCCTGTAGCAAGTAAGAACGATAAAGACTTCCATAATTTGATGGACGTATATCTTGATGCTGTATTCTACCCACGTGTTCGTGAAGATGCAGAAATCGTAATGCAAGAGGGTTGGCATTATGAGCTCGAAAATGCAGACGATGAACTTACCTACAAAGGTGTTGTGTTCAATGAGATGAAGGGTGTTTACTCATCTCCTGACTCTGTATTAGAACGCCAAATGATGCGTGAGCTTTTCCCAGATACAACATATGGCGTTGACTCTGGTGGGGATCCTGATTATATTACAGATTTAACATATGAAGAATTCCAAGAGTTCTACCGTGTTCACTATCATCCATCTAATAGTTATATCTTCTTGTATGGTGATATGAATATTGAAGAGCAATTAGTATTCTTGAATGATGAGTACTTAAGTCATTTTGATGCTATCGATGTTCATACGGAGGTAGCGTTACAAGCTCCATTTAGAGAAGGTAAAGTAGTGAGCTATCCGTATAGCGTAGGTTCTGAGGAGCCAACAGATAATCGTACATTGCATTCCTTTGCGTATGTATTGCCTGATGTAACACCTGAACATAGCTTGGCATTTGAAGTGTTAACACATGCTTTGTTAACATCTCCTGCAGCACCTCTTAAACAGGCGTTGGTGAAAGCTGGTATCGGTTCTGACGTAAGTGGCTATTACTTAGATAGCATTCGTCAACCTATGTGGACAGTACAAGCTACAGGTTCTAATCTAGATAAACAAGCTGACTTGCAACGTATTGTAGAGTCTACATTACAAGAGTTATGTGATAAGGGCTTAGATAAAGAGTTATTAGAAGCTTCTTTAAATAGCATTGAATTTGCTCTTCGTGAAAGCGATTTTGGTGGTCGTCCTATCGGTTTAGCCTATATTATTCGTATGATGGATAATTGGCTATACGATAATGATCCATTGGAACTATTACACTATGAAGAAGCATTAGCTAATATTCGAAAGGGCTTAGCTGGTACATACTTTGAAGATTTAATTCGTCATTCCATCTTGAATAATAACCATAAAGTTCTTGTATCTATTTATCCTGAACGTGGTCTTCAAGAACGTAAAGATGAAGAGGTTAAAGAACATTTAGCTACTGTAAAAGCTAATATGACTTCTGAAGAGATTGACGCAATTGTAGAGCAAACAAAACGCCTTAAAATTCGTCAAGAAACTCCAGATAGTGACGAAGCGCTGGCGTCTATTCCTTTGCTCGAATTATCTGATTTAAACCCTAATATTGAAGCCGTAGAACGCCGTGAAAGTAAAATTGGTAATACTACAGTACATTTTGTACCTACTTTCACAAAAGGTATCAATTATGTAGGATTGTACTTTAAATTGAACTGCCTCACTGAGGAGGAACTATTCTACGCTGATATTTTAAGTGATATCCTCGGTCGTATTGATACATCTGAACGCGGTTATGAAGCTCTGGCTAAAGATATTAATATGAATTTAGGTGGATTGAGTTCTGACATTACGGCCATTAGTAAAGATGGTAAGCGTGACGAATTTACGCCTCTTATGATTGTGCGTGCGAAAGCATTACATTCTAAACTACCTGATTTATGCCGCTTGATTAATGAAGTAGTTCAAAAAGCAGATTATAGCGATGATCAACGTTTGACTGAACTTGTTCAAGAAAGCAAAGCTATTTGGGATAATGAAGCATTCCGCCGTGGTAATTCCATCGTAAGTCAACGCGTTATGGCTCAAGTTTCTGCAGTTGGCAAGTTTAGAGATAATGGTAATTTAGGATATTATCAAAAAATCAGTGAACTAGCATCTAATCCTGCAGCATTGCCACTTTTACCAGAGAAATTAGCTGAAGTGGCTCGTAAAATTTTCCGCGCTAACAATGTAGATATTATGTTTGTTGGGGAAGAAGGCGAATTAGAAGCCTTTGAAAACCTAATGAAACCATTGGTGGAAACTTGGGATACTACTGAGTTAAGCAATGATGTATTACAAATCACTCGTCTATCTGGCAATGATGGTATCGTTACTGCTGGTAAGGTTCAATACGTAGCACAAGGTGGTAATTTTATCGATCATGGTTTCAAACATGTTGGTCCAATGAGTGTTCTAGAAACGATTTTACGTTATGAATACCTTTGGATTCGTATTCGTGTACAAGGTGGTGCTTACGGAGCATTTGCTAATTTCTATGACGATGGCAATATGATTTTCTGCAGTTATCGCGATCCTAACTTGTTAGAAACTTTGAATGTATATAAAGAGTTGCCTCAATACCTTCGTGACTTCACATTGACTGATCGTGAAATGCGTAAGTATATTATCGGTACTATGAGTTCTTTAGACTTGCCAATGACACCTGCATTGCGTGGACCACGTGCAATGGGGATGTACTTCAGCGGTGCTAAATTAGAGGACAAAGTAGAGTTCCGTAAACAAGTAATCGCATGTAAGCCAGAAGATATTGTTGCACTAGCAGATGTGGTAGAACCTGTATTGAATGATAATCACATTTGCACAATGGGTAACGAACAAAAAATTAGAGATGCTGGTAATGTGTTTGATAACATTGTGTCTTTAGGATAA
- a CDS encoding aspartate kinase, with protein MALIVKKFGGSSVATPEKIFNIVDRVLREKKEDDKIVIVVSAMGDTTDDLVALAKEVTSKPYGREMDRLLSTGEQVTIALMAMAFNERGHKAMSLTGDQAGITSSDTFNKGRILGVDPNRVFEALDEGNIVVVAGFQGITEYGDMVTLGRGGSDTTAVALAGAMKADVCEIFTDVEGVYSTDPRVAKEAFKLEEVTYGEMLEMARLGAGVMQPRAVEMGFRYGVPIHVRSTFSDNTGTIIREDYTVEANKHVITGVADDTNTAKVALVGVENKPGVAATVFKALAAKNVDVDMIVQSIRAVGEPKTDLIFTVAMDDVVLAREVLEELQKTVGIEAVNIDERMAKVSIIGAGMLGQPGVAAQMFDILSQEGINIEIISTSEISISCLVAEDRVKDAVRVIHNGLLLDQRG; from the coding sequence GTGGCCTTAATCGTTAAAAAGTTTGGTGGCAGTTCCGTAGCTACACCAGAAAAAATATTTAATATTGTTGATCGCGTCCTTCGTGAGAAGAAAGAAGACGATAAAATCGTTATTGTTGTATCTGCTATGGGCGATACAACAGATGACTTAGTAGCATTGGCTAAAGAGGTAACATCTAAGCCTTATGGTCGTGAAATGGACCGCTTGTTATCTACAGGTGAGCAAGTAACGATTGCATTGATGGCGATGGCTTTCAACGAACGTGGTCATAAAGCGATGTCCTTAACAGGTGACCAAGCAGGTATTACAAGTAGTGATACATTTAATAAAGGCCGTATTTTGGGCGTTGATCCAAATCGCGTGTTTGAAGCTTTAGATGAAGGCAATATCGTAGTTGTGGCAGGTTTCCAAGGTATTACTGAATATGGTGACATGGTTACTTTAGGTCGTGGTGGCTCCGATACAACTGCTGTTGCGTTGGCAGGTGCTATGAAAGCTGATGTGTGTGAAATCTTCACAGACGTTGAAGGCGTTTACTCTACAGACCCTCGCGTTGCAAAAGAGGCTTTCAAATTAGAAGAAGTAACATATGGCGAAATGCTTGAGATGGCACGTCTTGGTGCAGGTGTAATGCAACCTCGCGCCGTAGAAATGGGTTTCCGTTATGGTGTACCTATTCACGTACGTTCAACATTTAGTGACAATACAGGTACTATTATTCGGGAGGATTATACTGTGGAAGCAAATAAACACGTAATTACTGGCGTAGCTGACGATACTAATACAGCAAAAGTAGCCCTTGTAGGCGTTGAAAATAAACCAGGTGTGGCAGCAACTGTATTTAAAGCATTGGCTGCAAAAAATGTGGACGTTGATATGATTGTTCAATCTATCCGTGCCGTAGGCGAACCAAAAACTGACCTTATCTTTACGGTAGCGATGGATGATGTTGTACTCGCTCGTGAAGTATTAGAAGAATTACAAAAAACTGTTGGCATTGAAGCTGTAAATATTGACGAAAGAATGGCTAAGGTTTCTATCATCGGTGCAGGTATGTTAGGTCAACCTGGCGTAGCTGCTCAAATGTTTGATATCTTGAGCCAAGAAGGCATCAACATTGAAATCATTTCTACTTCTGAAATTAGTATTTCTTGCCTTGTTGCTGAAGACCGCGTTAAAGATGCGGTTCGTGTAATTCACAACGGCTTATTGTTAGACCAAAGAGGTTAA
- the gluQRS gene encoding tRNA glutamyl-Q(34) synthetase GluQRS, whose translation MKGRFAPSPTGYIHLGNVWIALLSYISTRQQKGTYVVRMEDIDLQRSKRELGEALLDDLEWLGFEWDEGPRVGGPEVSYWQSERQTYYADILEYLALEKLIYPCFCNRARLQSIASAPHVGEVVHRYDGKCRHLRDFEIQALCNSKDPSLRLAVNTCDLNFDDRWQGKQHIHLECELDDYVLRRGDGMYAYNLAVVLDDIAMGISEVIRGDDLLDTTGQQLYLYNILQQCYPYKHIEVPKYGHAPLLVDTDGHRLSKRQKSITIRELREQQWSASRILGELAVAGGLIDGAKYSHPQISLSDLIDLDLSVPSLRQKIIVIE comes from the coding sequence ATGAAAGGTAGATTTGCGCCTAGTCCAACAGGATATATTCATCTCGGTAACGTGTGGATAGCACTTTTATCATATATCTCCACACGCCAACAAAAAGGAACGTATGTTGTACGTATGGAGGATATAGACCTACAACGGTCAAAACGAGAGCTAGGGGAAGCTTTACTAGATGATTTAGAATGGCTTGGCTTTGAATGGGATGAAGGTCCACGTGTAGGTGGACCAGAAGTATCCTATTGGCAAAGTGAAAGACAAACATATTATGCAGACATATTAGAATATCTCGCATTAGAAAAACTAATTTACCCTTGCTTTTGTAATAGAGCGAGACTACAATCTATAGCTTCTGCACCTCATGTAGGCGAAGTGGTGCATCGTTATGATGGAAAATGTCGACATTTACGTGATTTTGAAATACAAGCGTTATGTAATAGCAAAGATCCATCCTTACGTTTAGCGGTGAATACTTGTGATTTAAATTTTGATGATCGATGGCAAGGCAAGCAGCATATTCATTTGGAATGTGAACTAGATGATTATGTATTACGTCGTGGTGATGGCATGTACGCATATAATTTAGCAGTCGTATTAGATGATATAGCTATGGGAATAAGTGAAGTGATTCGAGGCGATGATTTACTCGATACAACAGGGCAGCAATTATATTTATATAACATATTACAACAATGCTATCCCTATAAACATATAGAAGTTCCTAAGTATGGTCATGCCCCACTTTTAGTGGATACAGATGGCCATAGACTTTCTAAGCGTCAAAAGAGTATTACAATCCGTGAATTACGAGAACAACAATGGTCAGCCTCTAGAATTTTAGGGGAATTAGCTGTTGCAGGGGGTCTTATAGATGGTGCTAAGTATAGTCATCCACAAATAAGCCTTTCTGATCTAATAGATTTAGACTTATCGGTTCCCAGTTTGAGGCAAAAAATAATTGTTATTGAATGA
- a CDS encoding sirohydrochlorin cobaltochelatase, with product MKQAILVVAFGSTVDSAREHNIDSVVEYIRKSYPDYTVELAFSSRIIVKRLRERGIEIPTEQGALEKLIQEGYTHIYVQPLHFTGGEEFDKLKNNILAHEGEGQLEVLRVGRPLVYYMGQEEHPDDYQILIDHFIKPLNISKEDGLLLVGHGGLGSGNSSYGNLQFKLIRDGLTNVRVAVLENAPYVADVAMPWEWLDGKRPNTIYVHPLLLVLGDHAQNDLFGDEEDSVVNELAGAGYEVKPIYSALGEYEAIHDIFRQHVQDCIDDLYGKRSPHRPAIPNIK from the coding sequence ATGAAACAAGCTATTTTAGTTGTTGCCTTTGGGTCCACTGTTGACAGTGCTCGTGAACATAATATTGACTCCGTAGTGGAGTATATCCGTAAATCCTATCCCGACTATACGGTGGAATTAGCATTTTCCTCTCGTATCATCGTTAAGCGGTTACGCGAACGAGGGATTGAGATTCCTACTGAGCAAGGTGCATTAGAAAAACTTATTCAAGAAGGCTATACACATATTTATGTGCAACCACTACATTTTACAGGTGGTGAAGAGTTTGATAAGTTGAAAAATAATATTCTCGCTCATGAAGGGGAAGGACAACTGGAAGTGTTGCGCGTAGGTAGACCTCTCGTATACTACATGGGCCAAGAAGAGCATCCTGATGATTATCAAATCTTGATTGATCATTTTATTAAGCCACTCAATATCTCCAAAGAGGATGGTTTGTTATTGGTCGGCCATGGTGGCCTTGGTTCTGGTAACTCCTCATATGGTAATTTACAGTTTAAATTAATTCGTGATGGACTTACGAATGTGCGTGTTGCAGTGCTAGAAAATGCACCATATGTGGCAGATGTTGCTATGCCTTGGGAATGGCTTGATGGAAAACGTCCAAATACAATTTATGTGCACCCATTATTGTTAGTACTTGGGGATCATGCACAAAATGATCTATTTGGTGATGAAGAGGATAGCGTTGTTAATGAACTTGCCGGGGCAGGCTATGAAGTTAAACCAATTTATAGTGCCCTTGGTGAATATGAAGCGATTCACGATATCTTCCGTCAACATGTGCAGGATTGTATCGATGATTTGTATGGTAAACGTAGTCCACATCGTCCTGCAATTCCAAATATTAAATAG
- the cobI gene encoding precorrin-2 C(20)-methyltransferase yields MKGKLYGIGVGPGDSELMTVKAARIVGEADIIITPKTEKKDGSVALNIASPYIQEHTEIVPVVFPMVLDDATQEEGWQEAKRIILSYLDQGKSVVFLTLGDPMFYSTYMYVYRLIENTGHEIETIPGVTAFCAIGSHLGYPIVEKEEVLAIVPATAPKEKIDAVLAVADDAVIMKVYKNFDEVQETLLKHNMADDAVMISRVGLPDEQVYVGLDNMPKDTKLNYLSTILAKRKDR; encoded by the coding sequence ATGAAAGGTAAATTATATGGCATTGGCGTAGGCCCTGGTGATTCTGAATTGATGACTGTGAAAGCAGCTCGCATCGTAGGTGAAGCAGATATTATCATCACACCTAAAACAGAAAAGAAAGATGGTTCTGTAGCACTTAATATTGCATCCCCATACATTCAAGAACATACAGAAATCGTTCCTGTAGTATTCCCAATGGTATTGGATGATGCTACACAAGAGGAAGGCTGGCAAGAAGCAAAACGCATTATCTTGTCCTACTTAGATCAAGGTAAAAGCGTTGTATTCTTAACATTGGGCGATCCTATGTTCTACAGCACATACATGTATGTATATCGCTTGATCGAAAATACAGGTCATGAAATCGAAACAATTCCTGGCGTTACTGCATTCTGTGCTATTGGTTCTCACCTTGGTTATCCAATTGTAGAGAAAGAAGAAGTACTAGCTATCGTTCCTGCTACAGCACCTAAAGAAAAAATTGATGCTGTATTGGCTGTAGCTGATGATGCGGTTATCATGAAAGTATATAAAAACTTTGATGAAGTACAAGAAACATTGCTTAAACATAACATGGCAGATGATGCGGTTATGATTAGCCGTGTAGGTTTGCCTGATGAGCAAGTATACGTAGGCTTGGATAACATGCCAAAAGATACTAAACTCAACTACTTATCTACTATCCTTGCAAAACGTAAGGACCGTTAA
- a CDS encoding sirohydrochlorin cobaltochelatase, with protein sequence MKGIIIASFGSIYQDAVEKSIGSIERKVRSMYSDMEVRRVFLSDALVEKWNEKYDDKISSFTEAMQDFARMGIDEVYIQPVTLVADQCYQQMRKQALKFLHSNEYGFTQVNIGKPLLTSLGVKNYADDYEATLESIVRHVNTKALNKSVVLMANGQNQLEFSTLQLKAMYGAAPNVVVFTTNGFPTFKQALTLLDRMGHKDLLVVPLALIGSTHLMDYLGGDRSDSIYALLAEEGYNVDIWNEGLGENPYVQDLFLKHLGQAIRMSDRKRPMPRETVKPVMTNSRMEAQGMIS encoded by the coding sequence ATGAAAGGCATAATTATTGCATCCTTTGGATCAATTTATCAAGATGCTGTGGAGAAATCCATCGGCAGTATAGAGAGAAAAGTACGTTCCATGTATAGCGATATGGAGGTACGCCGTGTATTCTTATCTGATGCATTAGTAGAGAAGTGGAACGAGAAGTATGATGATAAGATTTCTTCTTTCACAGAGGCTATGCAGGATTTTGCTCGCATGGGCATCGATGAGGTATACATTCAACCTGTAACATTGGTAGCAGATCAGTGTTACCAACAAATGCGTAAACAAGCATTAAAGTTTTTACATAGCAATGAATATGGTTTCACACAAGTGAATATTGGTAAACCATTGCTTACATCATTAGGTGTAAAGAATTATGCCGATGATTATGAAGCTACATTAGAAAGTATCGTGCGTCATGTTAATACAAAGGCGCTTAATAAATCTGTAGTACTCATGGCAAATGGTCAAAACCAATTAGAGTTTAGTACATTACAATTGAAAGCTATGTATGGGGCTGCACCAAATGTGGTAGTATTTACGACAAATGGTTTCCCTACATTTAAACAAGCGCTTACATTATTAGACCGTATGGGACATAAAGATTTATTAGTAGTACCATTAGCTCTCATTGGTTCTACACATTTAATGGACTACCTTGGCGGTGACCGCTCTGATTCCATTTATGCATTGCTTGCTGAAGAAGGATACAATGTAGATATTTGGAATGAAGGTCTTGGTGAAAATCCTTATGTACAAGATTTATTCTTGAAACATTTAGGTCAAGCTATTCGCATGTCTGATCGTAAGCGCCCCATGCCCCGTGAGACTGTCAAACCAGTTATGACAAACTCTCGCATGGAAGCGCAAGGTATGATTTCTTAA
- a CDS encoding class II SORL domain-containing protein, whose product MAVHDYIKSGDFATEKHVPVIETVDTVKAGETFHVTLSVGKDIAHPNTVEHHIEWIKLYFVAEGTQLPFEVGEISFNVHGDGATANEGPVHAISEGSLAVSLNKSGKLIAVSYCNIHGLWESEKEITVA is encoded by the coding sequence ATGGCTGTACATGATTACATTAAATCCGGCGATTTCGCTACTGAAAAACACGTTCCTGTTATCGAAACTGTTGACACTGTAAAAGCAGGTGAAACTTTCCACGTAACATTGTCCGTTGGTAAAGACATTGCACATCCTAACACTGTAGAACATCACATTGAATGGATCAAATTGTACTTCGTAGCTGAAGGTACTCAATTGCCATTCGAAGTTGGTGAAATTTCCTTCAACGTACATGGTGACGGTGCAACTGCAAACGAAGGCCCTGTACATGCAATCTCTGAAGGTTCTTTGGCAGTTTCCTTGAACAAATCTGGTAAATTGATTGCTGTATCCTACTGCAACATCCACGGTTTGTGGGAATCCGAAAAAGAAATTACAGTTGCTTAA